The Primulina eburnea isolate SZY01 chromosome 18, ASM2296580v1, whole genome shotgun sequence genome segment TTGACTAATTTCGGTTGCCTGAATGAGTAAAATTGTGTTATCTATTGGTGCTCCAGAAATGGCGGATTTCGATGCTGACTTTTCTTGATTTGCACGTCGCTTGATTTTACGATTTTTAGTCTAAGACGGGAAAAGAAGAGAGAAATCTTTACCAGTCTTCAGCTTGTTATTTTTTCTCATTTCTTGGTTCATGATTTGCTTTGCATTCCCAGACCCAAATTCTTTTTGCGTGAATCGACGTCATTTGCAAGCAAGAATTAATATAATCTCAAAACCCAGATCGAAATTGTATAAAAAGTTGCCTTCACGGTCTGTCTATCTATCTCAGATTTCGTCAAGGTTGAATCTTTCATCGGTGTTTAAGTCGTCAGCAATGGTTAAGAACGCAAGCGATCCGGCGAGCACCGTCATGCTGACGTCGGGAGCTAGCGGAAGGATAAATGCTTTGCTATCCTTACGCTTGTTGAAAAGCCTGTGGCTGCTGATCAACGCTTTTTGGTTGATTTTTCTGTTGCCGTTTCGGGGGAAGCGGTCTGCGGAGAAAGGTGGCAGCGGTGGCGGAGGGAAGGAGGAGAAGCCTCAGGGGAAGGTGGTGAGGGTGCCCGCGGCGATGGTGCCAAGGAAGAGCTTCGCGGCGGCGGTTGACAAGGTGGTGGCGGCTCGGCGGGCTTTGGCCATTCAGAGGGTGGTGGAGGATAATGGTACTGATGGGGATGTTAAGGAGAGTGTGAGGGATTTTTCACTGTTGGTTTCATCCAGAGGTGACACCATTTTCACACAATCGTGGACACCTGCTAATATTAAAGTCAGGTATATTAGAATCATAGTTTCATATTTTCTTGGCTATAATTTTACTTTGATTCATAAAGTCATTGCAATCTACGCATAATTATTTCTGTGAAATGGCGTGTATATTTCATCCTCTGATGATTGACATTATTTGGGTTTTTTTCATTAAAGTTCAATGAATTTGAAGTTTGTTATAAAAAAAGAAATCAAGACGCAGAAATCACAGACGACTACTGATTTTAATCCCATCAAGTTTTGCCCCTAATATTCTTCTGTTGTTCCTCTTGTTTCCACCTGCTGTAAAAGATAAGATTTTGAATGTGACAGAGACAATTCCTTCACTGGAGCATATATGTTTTGTCCACGTGCATAAAGTCGATGTTCTTGGTTAGCTCCATTCGAACATATCTAGATTCTAGATATTCAAGACCTGTGCATCAAAATATAACAGGAATATTCCAGCATAAGTAGGGAGAAGAATAAATAATTTGTTCCCGCCTCATGATTTGGACCGCTTTCCAAGAGTTGCAAAAAACCAAGTGGCTTTTTGTGATGGTGACACTTTCTTCTTGGGTTCTGTGGTAGGGTTGGCAGGAAGATAAGAAATTAGTTCTGTTATTTTAGATTTTTGAAAAAGACATTGTTGCCATAGTGAGGGATGGGAGAGGTGCTCCACCATTTACATGCCAAAAGGCCGTAGGTCTCAAAGTCCACAAATATGGGCGTCGGCACTCGTGTTTTGAAGCGAGGCTGGTCCTCTCCTATGTAATGGTTATGGTTATGGGCCTATGGCTGCACCAGTGTGGCATGGAAAAATCCATGAGTTATGTTACATTTTACTGATTGATAACAAGTCTTAGGTTTGGCCAAACCTGCTACTTCATCATCCTCTCGATAGTTTCTGTCGTCATGCTGTGTTTTACCTCGTTAAATTTCAAACTCGTCATGAGATGGGGGACTATGGTCCCAGACTGGATAAAAATATTGCGCCGATTAAAATTTATACAAGGAacttaattattttcttttaattcaacttgtcaaaacaAAATAACTGATCCAAACACAGTAATTGATAATGTCATACATCTCTGTCATAGAATTTCTTGGTTACATCCTTTTATAGTTCACTTATAGATCAATTACCAGATTACAAGAAATGAAGGCTATTGCACGATTATTTTGTTTGGATTGTGCGTAGATCGGCTTCTATACTAATGTCAGCAGGATATTCAATATTTTGACTGAAAGACACGATGAATTCTTTTTAAGGATGATTTAGATCACATTCAATTTATCAAAGACTAGACCCtaaaccaaacaaaagaaaagtgCCTTTCTGGTATCTAATAATTCTGGAAACTTAACCAATGTGGAGGTTTTTCTCGTTTTTTCTCTCGGCTCATATTGTGCAGTCTCTCTTTCCTTTGAGTGGCTCTCCTACGTATTGAGGGGCTTCTACATATTTCAGCTGAAACGAGGAAATCAATTCATGTTATGCTCATCTTTTGTGCTTTACCTGCTATTTTTCTGAGAAGCATGACTGCCTTGAGATTACTCTAGTGCTAATTATTTGCTTCTGGTGCATAGGGGATTGGTTGTCCTTTTGCATGGCTTGAACGAACACAGGTATGCTACTGTATATGCATTGTATTCTTTTTTTCATCAGATGCtattttgttcattttctttatcttcTAAAGCCCTTTTATCGTGTGTGTTTGTCTAACAGTGGCAGATATAGTGATTTTGCAAGGAGGCTAAATGCAAATGGCTTCAAGGTCCATGGAATGGATTGGATCGGTGAGTGACAAACCACTTTACTTTTCGAATGTTTCATTTTCAGGAATATTTGTGACAGTCTTCGATATGAGGATATAAGTAGTGAACCTTTGTCATTCAAGTGATGATGTGTTCTTaccaaataatatattttggtGTTTCTTGGATACTAAAGAAggaaaaataataatgatagcTTATACTTTTAATTTTGCCGCATATTTGTTCTGTCCAAACTCCAAATTTTAGCAGGCAACCCATTTTGTAGGTTATGATAGTATTTATCTCGACATATTTTGAGTATCGCTTATTAGACATGTAAGAAGAACATATGACAGTTATTTTCTTTTGGAGAAAAGTTTCTTGCAAGTTTGTTGACGCGCGACTAAGCATGTTCACTGGTTTAAGTAATCCGAAACATGATTG includes the following:
- the LOC140820191 gene encoding LOW QUALITY PROTEIN: uncharacterized protein (The sequence of the model RefSeq protein was modified relative to this genomic sequence to represent the inferred CDS: deleted 1 base in 1 codon) gives rise to the protein MICFAFPDPNSFCVNRRHLQARINIISKPRSKLYKKLPSRSVYLSQISSRLNLSSVFKSSAMVKNASDPASTVMLTSGASGRINALLSLRLLKSLWLLINAFWLIFLLPFRGKRSAEKGGSGGGGKEEKPQGKVVRVPAAMVPRKSFAAAVDKVVAARRALAIQRVVEDNGTDGDVKESVRDFSLLVSSRGDTIFTQSWTPANIKVRGLVVLLHGLNEHSGRYSDFARRLNANGFKVHGMDWIGHGGSDGLQAYVHSLDYAVNDMKMFLSKVLAENPALPCFCFGHSTGGAIILKAVLDPKVRQRVSGVVLTSPAVGVQPSHAIFSVLAPVFSFLLPRYQFSAANKSGIAVSRDPDALVAKYSDPLVFTGSIRVRTGYEILCLTAYLQQNLSRLTVPFLVLHGAADSVTDPTASQKLYDEATSTDKTIKLYQGFLHDLLFEPEKEDIMDDITAWLNGRL